A genome region from Vulpes lagopus strain Blue_001 chromosome 7, ASM1834538v1, whole genome shotgun sequence includes the following:
- the LOC121494817 gene encoding sterol regulatory element-binding protein cleavage-activating protein isoform X1, which yields MTLTERLREKISQAFYNHGLLCASYPIPIILFTGLCILACCCPLLKLPLPGTGPVEFTTPVKDYSPPPVAPDHKPGEPSERPEWYVGAPVAYIQQIFVKSSVSPWHKNLLAVDVFRSPLSRAFQLVEEIRNHVLRDSSGTRGLEEVCLQVTDLLPGLRKLRNLLPEHGCLLLSPGNFWQNDRERFHADPDIIGTIHQHEPKTLQTSATLKDLLFGVPGKYSGVSLYTRKRMVSYTITLVFQRYHAKFLGSLRARLMLLHPSPNCSLRAESLVHVHFKEEIGIAELIPLVTTYIILFAYIYFSTRKIDMVKSKWGLALAAVVTVLSSLLMSVGLCTLFGLTPTLNGGEIFPYLVVVIGLENVLVLTKSVVSTPVDLEVKLRIAQGLSSESWSIMKNMATELGIILIGYFTLVPAIQEFCLFAVVGLVSDFFLQMLFFTTVLSIDIRRMELADLNKRLPSEACLPPAKPVGRPARFERQLAVRPSTPHTITLQPSSFRNLRLPKRLRVIYFLARTRLAQRLIMAGTVVWIGILVYTDPAGLRTYLAAQVTEQSPLGEGALTPMPVPGGVLPASHPDPAFSIFPPDGPKLPENQTLPGEPPEPGGPAEGAHDSLVPEVTWGPEDEELWRKLSFRHWPTLFSYYNITLAKRYISLLPVIPVTLRLNPREALEGRHPQDGRSAWPQRRPGPGGLWEAGPRAPGVAPAHGDVTLYKVAALGLAAGMALVLLLLCLYRVLCPRNYGQPGSGPGRRRRGELPCDDYGYAPPETEIVPLVLRGHLMDIECLASDGMLLVSCCLAGHVCVWDAQTGDCLTRIPRPGQRRDSGVGIAFEAQESWERLSDSGKGGPEEPGDSPPLRHRPRGPPPPALFGDQPDLTCLIDTNFSAQPRLSEPTQPEPRHRAGCSRARDGPGYDFSRLVQRVYQEDGLAPSCTPALRPPSPGPGPPLTPEDEGPPEKGSPCLAWAPSADGSIWSLELQGSLIVVGRSSGRLEVWDAIEGTLRCSSEEVSSGITALVFLDKRIVAARLNGSLDFFSLETHSVLSPLQFRGTPGRSSSPTSPVYSSSDTVSCRLTHTVPCAHQKPITALKAAAGRLVTGSQDHTLRVFRLEDSCCLFTLQGHSGAITTVYIDQTMVLASGGQDGAICLWDVLTGSRVSHMFAHRGDVTSLTCTTSCVISSGLDDLISIWDRSTGIKLYSIQQDLGCGASLGVISDNLLVTGGQGCVSFWDLNYGDLLQTVYLGKNSEAQPTRQILVLDNAAIVCNFGSELSLVYVPSVLEKLD from the exons TATGTGGGTGCCCCTGTGGCTTATATCCAGCAGATATTTGTGAAGTCCTCGGTGTCTCCCTGGCACAAGAACCTCTTGGCAGTGGATGTGTTTCGCTCACCTCTGTCCCGGGCATTCCAGCTGGTGGAAGAGATCCGGAACCATGTGCTGAGAGACAG TTCCGGGACCAGGGGTCTGGAGGAGGTGTGCCTGCAGGTGACCGACCTGCTGCCAGGCCTCAGGAAGCTCCGGAATCTACTTCCTGAGCATGGATGCCTGTTATTATCCCCTGGGAACTTCTGGCAGAATGACCGGGAACGCTTTCATGCTGATCCTGACATCATCGGGACTATCCACCAGCATGAGCCCAAAACCCTACAGACCTCAGCCACGCTCAAAG ACTTGCTGTTTGGTGTTCCTGGGAAGTACAGCGGGGTGAGCCTCTACACCAGAAAGAGGATGGTCTCGTATACCATTACCCTGGTCTTCCAGCGCTACCATGCCAA GTTCCTGGGCAGCCTGCGGGCCCGCCTGATGCTCCTGCACCCCAGCCCCAACTGCAGCCTTCGGGCGGAGAGCCTGGTCCACGTGCACTTCAAGGAGGAGATTGGCATCGCCGAACTCATCCCCCTCGTGACCACCTACATCATCTTGTTTGCCTACATCTATTTCTCCACAC gcAAGATCGACATGGTCAAGTCCAAATGGGGGCTGGCTCTGGCTGCCGTGGTTACAGTGCTCAGCTCGCTGCTCATGTCTGTGGGGCTCTGCACACTCTTCGGCCTGACCCCTACCCTCAATGGCGG CGAGATTTTCCCCTACCTTGTGGTGGTTATTGGGTTAGAGAACGTGTTGGTGCTCACCAAGTCAGTGGTCTCAACCCCAGTGGACCTCGAGGTGAAGCTGCGCATCGCTCAAG GCCTAAGCAGTGAGAGCTGGTCCATCATGAAGAACATGGCCACGGAGCTGGGCATCATCCTCATTGGCTACTTCACCCTGGTGCCCGCCATCCAG GAGTTTTGTCTCTTTGCCGTCGTGGGCCTCGTGTCAGACTTCTTCCTTCAGATGCTATTTTTCACCACTGTCCTGTCCATTGACATTCGCCGGATGGAG CTAGCGGACCTGAACAAGCGGCTGCCCTCTGAGGCCTGCCTGCCTCCAGCAAAACCAGTAGGGCGACCAGCACGCTTCGAACGGCAGCTGGCTGTACGGCCATCCACACCCCACACCATCACCCTGCAACCGTCCTCCTTCCGAAACCTGCGGCTTCCCAAGAGGCTGCGCGTCATCTACTTCCTGGCCCGCACCCGCCTGGCACAGCGCCTTATCATG GCTGGCACCGTTGTCTGGATCGGCATCCTGGTGTACACAGACCCAGCAGGGCTGCGCACCTACCTTGCCGCCCAGGTGACAGAACAGAGCCCACTGGGTGAGGGTGCCCTGACTCCCATGCCCGTGCCTGGTGGCGTGCTGCCCGCCAGCCACCCGGACCCTGCCTTCTCCATCTTCCCACCTGATGGCCCTAAGTTACCTGAGAACCAGACGCTGCCTGGAGAGCCGCCTGAGCCTGGGGGCCCAGCAGAGGGCGCCCATGACAGCCTGGTCCCCGAGGTAACGTGGGGGCCTGAGGATGAGGAACTCTGGAGGAAGCTGTCCTTCCGCCACTGGCCCACGCTCTTCAGCTACTACAACATCACCCTGGCCAAGAG GTACATCAGCCTGCTGCCTGTCATCCCGGTCACGCTGCGCCTGAACCCCAGGGAGGCCCTGGAGGGGCGGCACCCCCAGGACGGCCGCAGCGCCTGGCCCCAGCGGCGGCCCGGGCCCGGTGGGCTCTGGGAGGCCGGCCCCAGGGCACCGGGGGTGGCGCCGGCCCACGGCGACGTCACCCTGTACAA GGTGGCTGCGCTGGGCCTGGCGGCCGGCATGGCGctcgtgctgctgctgctctgcctCTACCGCGTGCTGTGTCCGCGCAACTACGGGCAGCCCGGCAGCGGGCCcggccggcggcggcgcggggagcTGCCCTGCGACGACTACGGCTACGCGCCGCCCGAGACGGAGATCGTGCCGCTGGTGCTGCGCGGACACCTCATG GACATCGAGTGTCTGGCCAGCGACGGCATGCTGCTGGTGAGCTGCTGCCTGGCGGGCCACGTCTGCGTGTGGGACGCGCAGACCGGGGACTGTCTCACGCGCATCCCGCGCCCGGG GCAACGCCGAGATAGTGGCGTTGGCATCGCGTTCGAGGCGCAGGAGAGCTGGGAACGGTTGTCCGACAGCGGGAAGGGGGGCCCGGAGGAGCCTGGGGACAGCCCTCCGCTGCGGCACCGGCCCCGGGGCCCTCCGCCTCCTGCCCTCTTCGGGGACCAGCCAGACCTCACCTGCCTGATCGACACCAACTTCTCGGCACAGCCGAGGCTCTCGGAGCCCACGCAGCCCGAGCCCCGGCACCGGGCGGGCTGCAGCCGAGCGCGCGACGGCCCGGGCTACGACTTCAGCCGCCTGGTGCAGCGCGTGTACCAGGAGGACGGCCTCGCGCCCAGCTGCACGCCAGCTCTGCGCCCGCCCTCCCCTGGGCCGGGGCCGCCCCTGACCCCCGAGGACGAGGGTCCTCCCGAGAAGGGCTCCCCTTGCCTGGCCTGGGCCCCCAGCGCAGACGGCTCCATCTGGAGCCTGGAGCTGCAGGGCAGCCTCATCGTCGTGGGGCGGAGCAGCGGCCGCCTAGAG GTTTGGGATGCCATCGAGGGTACACTGCGCTGCAGCAGCGAGGAGGTGTCCTCGGGCATCACGGCCCTGGTCTTCCTGGACAAGAG GATTGTGGCTGCCCGGCTCAACGGTTCCCTGGACTTCTTCTCCTTGGAGACCCACAGCGTCCTCAGTCCCCTGCAGTTCCGAG GGACTCCAGGGCGGAGCAGTTCCCCTACGTCCCCTGTGTACAGCAGCAGTGACACAGTATCCTGTCGCCTGACCCACACCGTGCCCTGTGCACACCAGAAACCCATCACTGCCCTCAAGGCCGCAGCTGGGCGGCTTGTGACTGGGAGCCAAGACCACACGCTGAGA gtgtTCCGTCTGGAGGACTCGTGTTGCCTCTTCACCCTGCAGGGCCACTCAGGGGCCATCACAACTGTGTACATTGACCAG ACCATGGTGCTGGCCAGTGGAGGACAAGATGGGGCCATCTGCCTGTGGGACGTGCTGACCGGCAGCCGGGTCAGCCACATGTTTGCTCACCGTGGTGACGTCACCTCCCTCACCTGTACCACCTCCTGCGTCATCAGTAGTGGTCTGGATGACCTCATCAGCATCTGGGACCGTAGCACGGGCATCAAACTCTACTCCATTCAGCAG GACCTGGGCTGTGGTGCAAGCTTGGGTGTCATCTCCGACAACCTGCTGGTGACTGGCGGCCAGGGCTGTGTCTCCTTTTGGGACCTAAACTACGGGGACCTGTTACAGACAGTCTACCTGGGAAAGAACAGCGAGGCCCAGCCCACCCGCCAGATCCTGGTGCTCGACAATGCTGCCATCGTCTGCAACTTTGGCAGCGAGCTCAGCCTGGTGTATGTGCCCTCTGTGCTGGAGAAGCTGGACTGA
- the LOC121494817 gene encoding sterol regulatory element-binding protein cleavage-activating protein isoform X2 encodes MAASCPLLKLPLPGTGPVEFTTPVKDYSPPPVAPDHKPGEPSERPEWYVGAPVAYIQQIFVKSSVSPWHKNLLAVDVFRSPLSRAFQLVEEIRNHVLRDSSGTRGLEEVCLQVTDLLPGLRKLRNLLPEHGCLLLSPGNFWQNDRERFHADPDIIGTIHQHEPKTLQTSATLKDLLFGVPGKYSGVSLYTRKRMVSYTITLVFQRYHAKFLGSLRARLMLLHPSPNCSLRAESLVHVHFKEEIGIAELIPLVTTYIILFAYIYFSTRKIDMVKSKWGLALAAVVTVLSSLLMSVGLCTLFGLTPTLNGGEIFPYLVVVIGLENVLVLTKSVVSTPVDLEVKLRIAQGLSSESWSIMKNMATELGIILIGYFTLVPAIQEFCLFAVVGLVSDFFLQMLFFTTVLSIDIRRMELADLNKRLPSEACLPPAKPVGRPARFERQLAVRPSTPHTITLQPSSFRNLRLPKRLRVIYFLARTRLAQRLIMAGTVVWIGILVYTDPAGLRTYLAAQVTEQSPLGEGALTPMPVPGGVLPASHPDPAFSIFPPDGPKLPENQTLPGEPPEPGGPAEGAHDSLVPEVTWGPEDEELWRKLSFRHWPTLFSYYNITLAKRYISLLPVIPVTLRLNPREALEGRHPQDGRSAWPQRRPGPGGLWEAGPRAPGVAPAHGDVTLYKVAALGLAAGMALVLLLLCLYRVLCPRNYGQPGSGPGRRRRGELPCDDYGYAPPETEIVPLVLRGHLMDIECLASDGMLLVSCCLAGHVCVWDAQTGDCLTRIPRPGQRRDSGVGIAFEAQESWERLSDSGKGGPEEPGDSPPLRHRPRGPPPPALFGDQPDLTCLIDTNFSAQPRLSEPTQPEPRHRAGCSRARDGPGYDFSRLVQRVYQEDGLAPSCTPALRPPSPGPGPPLTPEDEGPPEKGSPCLAWAPSADGSIWSLELQGSLIVVGRSSGRLEVWDAIEGTLRCSSEEVSSGITALVFLDKRIVAARLNGSLDFFSLETHSVLSPLQFRGTPGRSSSPTSPVYSSSDTVSCRLTHTVPCAHQKPITALKAAAGRLVTGSQDHTLRVFRLEDSCCLFTLQGHSGAITTVYIDQTMVLASGGQDGAICLWDVLTGSRVSHMFAHRGDVTSLTCTTSCVISSGLDDLISIWDRSTGIKLYSIQQDLGCGASLGVISDNLLVTGGQGCVSFWDLNYGDLLQTVYLGKNSEAQPTRQILVLDNAAIVCNFGSELSLVYVPSVLEKLD; translated from the exons TATGTGGGTGCCCCTGTGGCTTATATCCAGCAGATATTTGTGAAGTCCTCGGTGTCTCCCTGGCACAAGAACCTCTTGGCAGTGGATGTGTTTCGCTCACCTCTGTCCCGGGCATTCCAGCTGGTGGAAGAGATCCGGAACCATGTGCTGAGAGACAG TTCCGGGACCAGGGGTCTGGAGGAGGTGTGCCTGCAGGTGACCGACCTGCTGCCAGGCCTCAGGAAGCTCCGGAATCTACTTCCTGAGCATGGATGCCTGTTATTATCCCCTGGGAACTTCTGGCAGAATGACCGGGAACGCTTTCATGCTGATCCTGACATCATCGGGACTATCCACCAGCATGAGCCCAAAACCCTACAGACCTCAGCCACGCTCAAAG ACTTGCTGTTTGGTGTTCCTGGGAAGTACAGCGGGGTGAGCCTCTACACCAGAAAGAGGATGGTCTCGTATACCATTACCCTGGTCTTCCAGCGCTACCATGCCAA GTTCCTGGGCAGCCTGCGGGCCCGCCTGATGCTCCTGCACCCCAGCCCCAACTGCAGCCTTCGGGCGGAGAGCCTGGTCCACGTGCACTTCAAGGAGGAGATTGGCATCGCCGAACTCATCCCCCTCGTGACCACCTACATCATCTTGTTTGCCTACATCTATTTCTCCACAC gcAAGATCGACATGGTCAAGTCCAAATGGGGGCTGGCTCTGGCTGCCGTGGTTACAGTGCTCAGCTCGCTGCTCATGTCTGTGGGGCTCTGCACACTCTTCGGCCTGACCCCTACCCTCAATGGCGG CGAGATTTTCCCCTACCTTGTGGTGGTTATTGGGTTAGAGAACGTGTTGGTGCTCACCAAGTCAGTGGTCTCAACCCCAGTGGACCTCGAGGTGAAGCTGCGCATCGCTCAAG GCCTAAGCAGTGAGAGCTGGTCCATCATGAAGAACATGGCCACGGAGCTGGGCATCATCCTCATTGGCTACTTCACCCTGGTGCCCGCCATCCAG GAGTTTTGTCTCTTTGCCGTCGTGGGCCTCGTGTCAGACTTCTTCCTTCAGATGCTATTTTTCACCACTGTCCTGTCCATTGACATTCGCCGGATGGAG CTAGCGGACCTGAACAAGCGGCTGCCCTCTGAGGCCTGCCTGCCTCCAGCAAAACCAGTAGGGCGACCAGCACGCTTCGAACGGCAGCTGGCTGTACGGCCATCCACACCCCACACCATCACCCTGCAACCGTCCTCCTTCCGAAACCTGCGGCTTCCCAAGAGGCTGCGCGTCATCTACTTCCTGGCCCGCACCCGCCTGGCACAGCGCCTTATCATG GCTGGCACCGTTGTCTGGATCGGCATCCTGGTGTACACAGACCCAGCAGGGCTGCGCACCTACCTTGCCGCCCAGGTGACAGAACAGAGCCCACTGGGTGAGGGTGCCCTGACTCCCATGCCCGTGCCTGGTGGCGTGCTGCCCGCCAGCCACCCGGACCCTGCCTTCTCCATCTTCCCACCTGATGGCCCTAAGTTACCTGAGAACCAGACGCTGCCTGGAGAGCCGCCTGAGCCTGGGGGCCCAGCAGAGGGCGCCCATGACAGCCTGGTCCCCGAGGTAACGTGGGGGCCTGAGGATGAGGAACTCTGGAGGAAGCTGTCCTTCCGCCACTGGCCCACGCTCTTCAGCTACTACAACATCACCCTGGCCAAGAG GTACATCAGCCTGCTGCCTGTCATCCCGGTCACGCTGCGCCTGAACCCCAGGGAGGCCCTGGAGGGGCGGCACCCCCAGGACGGCCGCAGCGCCTGGCCCCAGCGGCGGCCCGGGCCCGGTGGGCTCTGGGAGGCCGGCCCCAGGGCACCGGGGGTGGCGCCGGCCCACGGCGACGTCACCCTGTACAA GGTGGCTGCGCTGGGCCTGGCGGCCGGCATGGCGctcgtgctgctgctgctctgcctCTACCGCGTGCTGTGTCCGCGCAACTACGGGCAGCCCGGCAGCGGGCCcggccggcggcggcgcggggagcTGCCCTGCGACGACTACGGCTACGCGCCGCCCGAGACGGAGATCGTGCCGCTGGTGCTGCGCGGACACCTCATG GACATCGAGTGTCTGGCCAGCGACGGCATGCTGCTGGTGAGCTGCTGCCTGGCGGGCCACGTCTGCGTGTGGGACGCGCAGACCGGGGACTGTCTCACGCGCATCCCGCGCCCGGG GCAACGCCGAGATAGTGGCGTTGGCATCGCGTTCGAGGCGCAGGAGAGCTGGGAACGGTTGTCCGACAGCGGGAAGGGGGGCCCGGAGGAGCCTGGGGACAGCCCTCCGCTGCGGCACCGGCCCCGGGGCCCTCCGCCTCCTGCCCTCTTCGGGGACCAGCCAGACCTCACCTGCCTGATCGACACCAACTTCTCGGCACAGCCGAGGCTCTCGGAGCCCACGCAGCCCGAGCCCCGGCACCGGGCGGGCTGCAGCCGAGCGCGCGACGGCCCGGGCTACGACTTCAGCCGCCTGGTGCAGCGCGTGTACCAGGAGGACGGCCTCGCGCCCAGCTGCACGCCAGCTCTGCGCCCGCCCTCCCCTGGGCCGGGGCCGCCCCTGACCCCCGAGGACGAGGGTCCTCCCGAGAAGGGCTCCCCTTGCCTGGCCTGGGCCCCCAGCGCAGACGGCTCCATCTGGAGCCTGGAGCTGCAGGGCAGCCTCATCGTCGTGGGGCGGAGCAGCGGCCGCCTAGAG GTTTGGGATGCCATCGAGGGTACACTGCGCTGCAGCAGCGAGGAGGTGTCCTCGGGCATCACGGCCCTGGTCTTCCTGGACAAGAG GATTGTGGCTGCCCGGCTCAACGGTTCCCTGGACTTCTTCTCCTTGGAGACCCACAGCGTCCTCAGTCCCCTGCAGTTCCGAG GGACTCCAGGGCGGAGCAGTTCCCCTACGTCCCCTGTGTACAGCAGCAGTGACACAGTATCCTGTCGCCTGACCCACACCGTGCCCTGTGCACACCAGAAACCCATCACTGCCCTCAAGGCCGCAGCTGGGCGGCTTGTGACTGGGAGCCAAGACCACACGCTGAGA gtgtTCCGTCTGGAGGACTCGTGTTGCCTCTTCACCCTGCAGGGCCACTCAGGGGCCATCACAACTGTGTACATTGACCAG ACCATGGTGCTGGCCAGTGGAGGACAAGATGGGGCCATCTGCCTGTGGGACGTGCTGACCGGCAGCCGGGTCAGCCACATGTTTGCTCACCGTGGTGACGTCACCTCCCTCACCTGTACCACCTCCTGCGTCATCAGTAGTGGTCTGGATGACCTCATCAGCATCTGGGACCGTAGCACGGGCATCAAACTCTACTCCATTCAGCAG GACCTGGGCTGTGGTGCAAGCTTGGGTGTCATCTCCGACAACCTGCTGGTGACTGGCGGCCAGGGCTGTGTCTCCTTTTGGGACCTAAACTACGGGGACCTGTTACAGACAGTCTACCTGGGAAAGAACAGCGAGGCCCAGCCCACCCGCCAGATCCTGGTGCTCGACAATGCTGCCATCGTCTGCAACTTTGGCAGCGAGCTCAGCCTGGTGTATGTGCCCTCTGTGCTGGAGAAGCTGGACTGA